A single genomic interval of Homo sapiens chromosome 15, GRCh38.p14 Primary Assembly harbors:
- the GOLGA6C gene encoding golgin subfamily A member 6C produces the protein MWPQPYLPPHPMMLEESRQNKLAAAKKKLKEYQQRKSPGIPAGAKTKKKKTDSSPETTTSGGGHSPGDSQYQELAVALESSSVTINQLNENIESLKQQKKQVEHQLEEAKKTNNEIHKAQMEQLETINILTLEKADLKTTLYHTKRAARHFEEESKDLAGRLQYSLQRIQELERALSAVSTQQQEEDRSSSCREAVLQRRLQQTIKERALLNAHVTQVTESLKQVQLERDEYAKHIKGERARWQERMWKMSVEARTLKEEKKRDIHRIQELERSLSELKNQMAEPPSLAPPAVTSVVEQLQDEAKHLRQEVEGLEGKLQSQVENNQALSLLSKEQKQRLQEQEEMLREQEAQRVREQERLCEQNERLREQQKTLQEQGERLRKQEQRLRKQEERLRKEEERLQKQEKRLWDQEERLWKKEERLQKQEERLALSQNHKLDKQLAEPQCSFEDLNNEKKSALQLEQQVKELQEKLDEEHLEAASQRNQQLETQLSLVALPGEGDGGQHLDSEEEEAPRPTPNIPEDLESREATSSFMDLPKEKADGTEQVERRELGFVQPSGVTDGMRESFTVYESQGAVPNTRHQEMEDVIRLAQKEEEMKVKLLELQELVLPLVGNHEGHGKFLIAAQNPADEPTPGAPAPQELGAAGEQDDFYEVSLDNNVEPAPGAAREGSPHDNPPVQQIVQLSPVMQDT, from the exons CTAAAAGAATATCAGCAAAGGAAGAGCCCTGGTATTCCAGCAGgagcaaagacaaaaaagaaaaaaactgacagTAGCCCTGAGACAACCACTTCCGGTGGTGGCCACTCACCTGGGGAT AGCCAGTACCAAGAACTAGCAGTAGCCCTGGAGTCAAGCTCAGTGACAATCAATCAGCTCAATGAAAACATAGAATCATTG AAACAGCAGAAGAAACAAGTGGAACATCAGCTGGAAGAA gcaaagaaaacaaacaatgaaatacACAAAGCACAAATGGAGCAGTTAGAG ACAATCAACATCCTCACATTGGAAAAGGCAGACTTGAAGACCACCCTTTACCATACTAAACGTGCTGCCCGACACTTCGAAG AAGAGTCCAAGGATCTGGCTGGCCGCCTGCAATACTCCTTACAGCGTATTCAAGAATTGGAGCGGGCTCTCTCTGCTGTGTCTACACAGCAGCAGGAAGAGGACAGG TCCTCGAGCTGCAGAGAAGCGGTCCTCCAGCGGCGGTTACAGCAGACCATAAAGGAGCGGGCGCTGCTGAACGCACACGTGACACAG GTGACAGAGTCACTAAAACAAGTCCAGCTAGAGCGGGACGAATATGCTAAACACATAAAAGGAGAGAGGGCCCGGTGgcaggagaggatgtggaaaatgtCGGTGGAG GCTCGAACattgaaggaagagaagaagcgTGACATACATCGGATACAGGAGCTGGAGAGGAGCTTGTCCGAACTCAAAAACCAGATGG CTGAGCCCCCATCCCTGGCACCCCCAGCAGTGACCTCTGTGGTGGAACAGCTACAAGATGAGGCCAAAcacctgaggcaggaggtggaagGTCTGGAGGGAAAGCTCCAGTCCCAGGTGGAAAACAATCAGGCCTTGAGTCTCCTTAGCAAGGAACAAAAGCAGAGActccaggagcaggaggagatgcTCCGAGAGCAGGAGGCGCAGAGAGTGCGGGAGCAGGAGAGACTGTGTGAACAAAACGAGAGGCTTCGGGAGCAGCAGAAGACGCTACAGGAGCAGGGTGAGAGGCTGCGAAAGCAGGAGCAGAGGCTACGcaaacaggaggagaggctgcgaaaggaggaggagaggctgcAAAAGCAGGAAAAGAGGCTGTGGGaccaggaggagaggctgtggAAGAAGGAGGAGAGGCTACAAAAGCAGGAGGAGAGGCTCGCGCTCTCCCAGAACCACAAGCTCGACAAGCAGCTGGCCGAGCCACAGTGCAGCTTCGAGGATCTG AACAACGAGAAAAAGAGCGCACTGCAGTTGGAGCAGCAAGTAAAGGAGCTGCAGGAGAAGCTAGACGAG GAGCACCTAGAAGCTGCCAGCCAGCGGAACCAACAGCTAGAGACCCAGCTAAGCCTCGTGGCTCTCCCTGGAGAAG GAGATGGAGGACAACATCTGgacagtgaggaggaggaggcgccTCGGCCCACGCCAAACATCCCAGAGGACCTGGAGAGCCGGGAGGCCACG AGCAGCTTTATGGACCTCCCGAAGGAGAAGGCGGACGGGACGGAGCAGGTGGAGAGACGAGAGCTTGGATTCGTCCAGCCTTCTGGAGTGACAGACGGCATGA GAGAGTCCTTCACCGTATATGAAAGCCAGGGGGCAGTGCCAAACACGCGGCACCAGGAGATGGAGGATGTCATCAGGCTGgcccagaaggaggaggagatgaaG GTGAAGCTGCTGGAGCTGCAAGAGTTGGTGTTGCCCCTTGTGGGCAACCATGAGGGGCATGGCAAATTCCTCATCGCTGCCCAGAACCCTGCTGATGAGCCCACTCCAGGGGCCCCAGCCCCCCAGGAACTTGGGGCTGCCGGTGAGCAGGATG ATTTTTATGAAGTGAGCCTGGACAACAACGTGGAGCCTGCACCAGGAGCGGCCAGGGAGGGTTCTCCCCATGACAACCCCCCGGTACAGCAGATCGTGCAGCTGTCTCCTGTCATGCAGGACACCTAG
- the GOLGA6D gene encoding golgin subfamily A member 6D isoform X1 has protein sequence MWPQPYLPPHPMMLEESRQNKLAAAKKKLKEYQQRKSPGIPAGAKTKKKKTDSSPETTTSGGGHSPGDSQYQELAVALESSSVTINQLNENIESLKQQKKQVEHQLEEAKKTNNEIHKAQMEQLETINILTLEKADLKTTLYHTKRAARHFEEESKDLAGRLQYSLQHIQELERALCAVSTQQQEEDRSSSCREAVLQRRLQQTIKERALLNAHVTQVTESLKQVQLERDEYAKHIKGERARWQERMWKMSVEARTLKEEKKRDIHRIQELERSLSELKNQMAEPPSLAPPAVTSVVEQLQDEAKHLRQEVEGLEGKLQSQVENNQALSLLSKEQKQRLQEQEEMLREQEAQRVREQERLCEQNERLREQQKTLQEQGERLRKQEQRLRKQEERLRKEEERLQKQEKRLWDQEERLWKKEERLQKQEERLALSQNHKLDKQLAEPQCSFEDLNNEKKSALQLEQQVKELQEKLDEEHLEAASQRNQQLETQLSLVALPGEGDGGQHLDSEEEEAPRPTPNIPEDLESREATSSFMDLPKEKADGTEQVERRELGFVQPSGVTDGMRESFTVYESQGAVPNTRHQEMEDVIRLAQKEEEMKVKLLELQELVLPLVGNHEGHGKFLIAAQNPADEPTPGAPAPQELGAAGEQDVFYEVSLDNNVEPAPGVAREGSPHNNPTVQQIVQLSPVMQDT, from the exons ATGTGGCCCCAACCctacctccctccccaccccatgatGTTAGAAGAATCTCGACAGAATAAATTGGCAGCAgccaagaaaaag CTAAAAGAATATCAGCAAAGGAAGAGCCCTGGTATTCCAGCAGgagcaaagacaaaaaagaaaaaaactgacagTAGCCCTGAGACAACCACTTCCGGTGGTGGCCACTCACCTGGGGAT AGCCAGTACCAAGAACTAGCAGTAGCCCTGGAGTCAAGCTCAGTGACAATCAATCAGCTCAATGAAAACATAGAATCATTG AAACAGCAGAAGAAACAAGTGGAACATCAGCTGGAAGAA gcaaagaaaacaaacaatgaaatacACAAAGCACAAATGGAGCAGTTAGAG ACAATCAACATCCTCACATTGGAAAAGGCAGACTTGAAGACCACCCTTTACCATACTAAACGTGCTGCCCGACACTTCGAAG AAGAGTCCAAGGATCTGGCTGGCCGCCTGCAATACTCCTTACAGCATATTCAAGAATTGGAGCGGGCTCTCTGTGCTGTGTCTACACAGCAGCAGGAAGAGGACAGG TCCTCGAGCTGCAGAGAAGCGGTCCTCCAGCGGCGGTTACAGCAGACCATAAAGGAGCGGGCGCTGCTGAACGCACACGTGACACAG GTGACAGAGTCACTAAAACAAGTCCAGCTAGAGCGAGACGAATATGCTAAACACATAAAAGGAGAGAGGGCCCGGTGgcaggagaggatgtggaaaatgtCGGTGGAG GCTCGAACattgaaggaagagaagaagcgTGACATACATCGGATACAGGAGCTGGAGAGGAGCTTGTCCGAACTCAAAAACCAGATGG CTGAGCCCCCATCCCTGGCACCCCCAGCAGTGACCTCTGTGGTGGAACAGCTACAAGATGAGGCCAAAcacctgaggcaggaggtggaagGTCTGGAGGGAAAGCTCCAGTCCCAGGTGGAAAACAATCAGGCCTTGAGTCTCCTTAGCAAGGAACAAAAGCAGAGActccaggagcaggaggagatgcTCCGAGAGCAGGAGGCGCAGAGAGTGCGGGAGCAGGAGAGACTGTGTGAACAAAACGAGAGGCTTCGGGAGCAGCAGAAGACGCTACAGGAGCAGGGTGAGAGGCTGCGAAAGCAGGAGCAGAGGCTACGcaaacaggaggagaggctgcgaaaggaggaggagaggctgcAAAAGCAGGAAAAGAGGCTGTGGGaccaggaggagaggctgtggAAGAAGGAGGAGAGGCTACAAAAGCAGGAGGAGAGGCTCGCGCTCTCCCAGAACCACAAGCTCGACAAGCAGCTGGCCGAGCCACAGTGCAGCTTCGAGGATCTG AACAACGAGAAAAAGAGCGCACTGCAGTTGGAGCAGCAAGTAAAGGAGCTGCAGGAGAAGCTAGACGAG GAGCACCTAGAAGCTGCCAGCCAGCGGAACCAACAGCTAGAGACCCAGCTAAGCCTCGTGGCTCTCCCTGGAGAAG GAGATGGAGGACAACATCTGgacagtgaggaggaggaggcgccTCGGCCCACGCCAAACATCCCAGAGGACCTGGAGAGCCGGGAGGCCACG AGCAGCTTTATGGACCTCCCGAAGGAGAAGGCGGACGGGACGGAGCAGGTGGAGAGACGAGAGCTTGGATTCGTCCAGCCTTCTGGAGTGACAGACGGCATGA GAGAGTCCTTCACCGTATATGAAAGCCAGGGGGCAGTGCCAAACACGCGGCACCAGGAGATGGAGGATGTCATCAGGCTGgcccagaaggaggaggagatgaaG GTGAAGCTGCTGGAGCTGCAAGAGTTGGTGTTGCCCCTTGTGGGCAACCATGAGGGGCATGGCAAATTCCTCATCGCTGCCCAGAACCCTGCTGATGAGCCCACTCCAGGGGCCCCAGCCCCCCAGGAACTTGGGGCTGCCGGTGAGCAGGATG TTTTTTATGAAGTGAGCCTGGACAACAACGTGGAGCCTGCACCAGGAGTGGCCAGGGAGGGTTCTCCCCATAACAACCCCACTGTACAGCAGATCGTGCAGCTGTCTCCTGTCATGCAGGACACCTAG